A stretch of DNA from Micromonospora sp. NBC_01813:
TCGACCGGCACGCCGCCCGGTTGCGGCCCGCCGCCGACCGGTACGTCGACTCGTGCCTGACCGGCGGAGAACGCGACGGCGGCCATCGGGTCGGCGGCGGACACCGCGACGGCAACCGTCGTTGACCGGCGGCACCGAAACCGGCCAGAGAGAAAGAAGGAGCCCAGTCGTGACCGAGTCGCTACTCGTCGACCGCAACGGTGCGGTCGTGACGCTGACCCTGAACCGTCCGGAATCGCTCAACTCGCTCGACGTCACGCTCAAGGAGGCGCTGCGGGAGGTGCTGGCCGAGTTGGCGGCCGACCAGGGCTGCCGGGCGGTGGTGCTCACCGGCGCCGGGCGGGCGTTCTGCGTCGGGCAGGACCTGCGTGAGCACGTCGAGACGCTGGAATCGGGCACCACCGATCCGCTGGTGACCGTGCGGGAGCACTACAACCCGATCGCCACCAGGCTGGCCGGGCTGCCCAAGCCGGTGATCGCCGCCGTCCGGGGCTCCGCCGCCGGTGCCGGTGCCTCCCTCGCCATGCTGGCCGACTTCCGCATCGGCGGGCCACGGACCAGCTTCCTGATGGCGTTCGCCAACGTCGGCCTGGCGGCCGACACCGGCGCGTCCTGGGCGCTGCCCCGGCTGGTCGGCTACCCGAAGGCGGTCGAGCTGACGCTGCTGGCGCAGCCGGTGCCGGCGGCCGAGGCGCACCGCATCGGTCTGCTCAGCCAGTTGGTCGACGACGACGAGCAGATTCTCCCGGTCGCCCAGCAGTTGGCCGAGCGGCTGGCCGCCGGGCCGACCATCGCCTACGGGGCGATCAAACGCCAGCTGGCGGTCGGCGCGTCCGGCACCCTCGCCGAGGCGTTGGCCGCCGAGGAGCAGGCGCAGGGGATCTGCGGGGGCACCGTCGACCACCGGCAGGCCACCGCCGCGTTCGTCGCCAAGCAGCGCCCCGTCTTCGACGGCCACTGACGGACGGCCACTGACGGACGGCCACTGACGGACGGCACTCACGGACGCCACTCACGGACGCTCACTGACGCCGTCCGGGCACCGGAGTCAGTCGTCCTCCTCCGGGTCCTGGTTCGCCTCCGCTCCGAGCACGAAGGCCTGCATGGCCAGTTCGTCGCCGGACGGGTACACGAAGGTGGGCAGCTCACGCGGACCCAGGTCCCGCACGTACGACCAGAACAGCCGGACCGCTTCCGCCGCCGTCGGCGCCTCGATCGGCAGGTCGAGGCTGACCAGCCAGGTCCGGCGGTCACCGGTCGGGGCGAGCTGCCCGGCGAGCGCCCGGTAGGTGGCCACGTCGACGGCGGTCACCGGACCGGTCAACGTGAGCGACGCCGCCGGCACCGGGTCGTCGAAGGCCCGACAGGTGTAGTGCACCACCAGCGGCTCGGGTTCGCCGGCCCGGGTCTCGCCGCCCTCCTCGCCGCCGGCAGCGGCGCCGACCCGGCCCAACGCGACCACGAACGGCTGGTCGCCGTCGGTGACGATGAGCGCCGGTGCGCCGAACGCGGGGCGGGCGGTGCCGGCCAGGCCGGTCACTTCCAGGGTGTCGTGATGGAACAGTCGCTCCGCCTCGTACCGCGAGGTGGGGATCACCACCGCCCAGGCACCGGTTGCGGCACTGACCGGGCTGGTCCCGACCGGCGGCCGGTCGAGTCGGCTGATGTCGTCGCGCATCCTCACATCCCATCATGCCGGCCGGTGCCCGCAGTGGGTCAGGCACCGACCGGTGGTGCCACGTGGCAGCCGGCGACGTGGTCGTCGACCATGCCGGTCGCCTGCATCAAGGCGTACGCCGTGGTCGGCCCGACGAACCGGAAACCGTGCCGCTTCAGTGCCTTGGCCATCGAGGTCGACCCGGGGGTCACCGCCGGCACCTCGGCCATCGACGCCGGCCGGGCCGGGCGCGGCGGCGGGGCGTGCGACCAGAGCAGCTCGGTCAGGCTGGTGGGCAGGTCGAGCGCGGCCCGCGCGTTCGCCACCGCCGCTTCGATCTTGGACCGGTTACGCACGATGCCGGCATCGGCGAGCAGCCGCTCGACGTCGCCGTCGCCGTACCCGGCGACCTTCGCGATCTGGAAGCCGTCGAACGCGGCCCGGAACGCCTCCCGCTTACGCAGGATCGTCAGCCAGGACAGCCCTGACTGGAAGGCTTCCAGCGTGAGCCGCTCGAAGAGCGCGTCGTCGCCGCGTACCGCACGGCCCCACTCCTGGTCGTGGTAGCGGCGGTACTCGTCGGACCCGGCCCCCCAGGCGCACCTGGCCAGCCCGTCCACGCCGACGCTGAGCCCGGCGGCGACAGCAGGAGAGGTCGCCGGTGCCGGCGGCAGCTCGG
This window harbors:
- a CDS encoding enoyl-CoA hydratase-related protein; translation: MTESLLVDRNGAVVTLTLNRPESLNSLDVTLKEALREVLAELAADQGCRAVVLTGAGRAFCVGQDLREHVETLESGTTDPLVTVREHYNPIATRLAGLPKPVIAAVRGSAAGAGASLAMLADFRIGGPRTSFLMAFANVGLAADTGASWALPRLVGYPKAVELTLLAQPVPAAEAHRIGLLSQLVDDDEQILPVAQQLAERLAAGPTIAYGAIKRQLAVGASGTLAEALAAEEQAQGICGGTVDHRQATAAFVAKQRPVFDGH
- a CDS encoding DNA-3-methyladenine glycosylase I, producing the protein MPPAPATSPAVAAGLSVGVDGLARCAWGAGSDEYRRYHDQEWGRAVRGDDALFERLTLEAFQSGLSWLTILRKREAFRAAFDGFQIAKVAGYGDGDVERLLADAGIVRNRSKIEAAVANARAALDLPTSLTELLWSHAPPPRPARPASMAEVPAVTPGSTSMAKALKRHGFRFVGPTTAYALMQATGMVDDHVAGCHVAPPVGA